From a single Persephonella sp. genomic region:
- a CDS encoding TetR/AcrR family transcriptional regulator, giving the protein MGRKRKSVEERKKEVFYTISQIIAEKGLSEVSTIEVAKRLGVSQPAIYKYFKNKDEMIIYFLENLRQELEKITEKAEYGESARQKLKIIITEHMKLINETKSLPKIVFSDVLYVDEDKRKKLEEIVTSYWNKVKEIIEFGIKNGEIKNIDPEFAVRLIMGVILSSSLKWFVNGMKTSILEETDFILDNIFKILLKEKK; this is encoded by the coding sequence GTGGGTAGAAAAAGGAAAAGTGTTGAGGAAAGGAAGAAAGAGGTCTTTTATACCATCAGCCAAATTATAGCAGAAAAAGGCTTGTCCGAAGTTTCCACCATTGAGGTGGCAAAAAGATTAGGTGTTTCGCAACCTGCCATTTACAAATATTTTAAAAACAAGGATGAGATGATTATTTATTTCCTTGAAAATCTCAGGCAGGAACTGGAAAAAATTACTGAAAAGGCTGAATATGGTGAATCTGCACGCCAAAAATTAAAAATTATAATTACTGAACATATGAAGCTTATTAATGAAACTAAATCTTTACCTAAAATTGTTTTTTCTGATGTTTTGTATGTGGATGAAGATAAAAGAAAAAAACTTGAAGAAATCGTTACATCTTACTGGAATAAAGTAAAAGAAATTATTGAATTTGGAATAAAAAATGGTGAAATAAAAAATATAGACCCTGAATTCGCTGTTAGATTAATCATGGGAGTGATACTTTCAAGCTCTTTAAAATGGTTTGTTAATGGAATGAAAACTTCTATTTTAGAGGAAACAGATTTTATTTTGGATAATATATTTAAGATTTTATTAAAAGAAAAGAAGTAA
- a CDS encoding TolC family protein yields MRYKALLLTLITCYFSYGTTLTEVIQTAKENSPILKQKRVEIQIKHSEKSMVNAKRFGEINLFGTFRRYEDKRILYPISPPINPRTIIGARNQFVAGISYNIPLFTGFELERKVDILDLSEKVKKIDYKLTEQQLIFNIKSIYYKILSLQKQKKALEAYKKSMEKLYENINEAYKVGRKPETDLLKVQYGLEEIKANLEKVENSINSLKSVLIALIGKDIDLSELEDVQSQSQIPQLKDVKQLKKVQKINLAYDISDKKLDIAKSLYLPRIYFNSQLQRNMGNDEYKDLWFIGFTVKYNLFDFGYRKNQYIKAKLEKEKVLYQKKAVILKLKSEIQKALDDIKSATAKLNASKKQLEYAKQVEESEKAKYEEGVSDLYDYLYAKAQKFMAESYYYQAFYNRETAIAYLKYLLEEIGDER; encoded by the coding sequence ATGAGATACAAAGCTTTGCTGCTAACATTAATAACCTGTTATTTTTCCTATGGAACAACTTTAACTGAAGTCATACAGACAGCTAAGGAGAATAGTCCTATCCTGAAGCAAAAAAGAGTAGAAATCCAGATTAAACATTCAGAAAAAAGTATGGTCAATGCCAAAAGATTTGGTGAAATCAACCTGTTTGGAACATTTCGCAGATATGAAGATAAAAGAATTCTTTATCCAATCTCTCCACCTATTAATCCGAGAACTATTATAGGAGCACGAAATCAGTTCGTAGCAGGTATATCTTATAATATTCCATTGTTTACAGGTTTTGAACTTGAAAGGAAAGTTGATATTCTGGATTTATCAGAAAAAGTCAAAAAGATAGATTACAAACTAACAGAGCAGCAACTAATTTTCAATATTAAATCCATATATTACAAAATACTTTCCCTCCAAAAACAGAAAAAAGCCCTTGAAGCATACAAAAAATCAATGGAAAAACTGTATGAAAATATAAATGAAGCATACAAAGTTGGAAGGAAACCTGAAACTGACCTTTTAAAAGTCCAGTATGGTCTTGAAGAAATAAAGGCAAATTTAGAAAAAGTTGAAAACAGCATAAACTCTCTAAAATCTGTATTAATTGCCCTTATAGGAAAAGATATTGATTTATCAGAACTTGAGGACGTCCAATCCCAATCACAAATTCCACAGCTTAAAGATGTAAAGCAGCTTAAAAAAGTTCAAAAAATAAACCTTGCTTATGATATATCAGATAAAAAGTTAGACATTGCAAAAAGCCTTTATTTACCAAGAATTTACTTTAACTCACAACTCCAGAGAAATATGGGAAATGACGAATATAAAGACCTATGGTTTATAGGTTTTACAGTAAAATATAACCTTTTTGATTTTGGATACAGGAAAAATCAGTATATAAAAGCAAAATTAGAGAAAGAAAAAGTCCTTTATCAGAAAAAAGCTGTAATCCTAAAACTCAAATCAGAAATTCAAAAAGCCCTTGATGATATAAAATCTGCAACAGCAAAATTAAATGCTTCTAAAAAACAGCTTGAATATGCAAAACAGGTTGAAGAATCAGAAAAGGCAAAGTATGAAGAGGGAGTATCAGACCTTTACGACTACTTATATGCCAAGGCACAAAAATTCATGGCTGAAAGTTACTATTATCAGGCCTTTTATAACAGAGAAACAGCAATAGCATATCTAAAATATCTGTTAGAGGAGATAGGAGATGAAAGGTAA